A part of Larkinella insperata genomic DNA contains:
- a CDS encoding tetratricopeptide repeat protein gives MEVALIGICFILYLTIRYFVIDHDTQADKDRIRFAQGIRLVDLHQYDDAFSYFDEAVKAHPKSAIAFAYRAKCHLRNQNAYSALFDLTSALSLDNTIADAYLDKGIALFQLNLYGEAFKEFDKAVWYFRGQQPDAMRWRALSRMKLEQYSQAQKDLIRAIELGDENSAYLLKQPPFSDVIYS, from the coding sequence ATGGAAGTTGCGCTCATAGGAATTTGCTTTATCCTGTACCTGACCATCCGGTATTTTGTCATTGATCACGATACCCAGGCAGACAAAGACCGAATTCGTTTTGCCCAGGGCATTCGGCTCGTCGACCTTCATCAGTACGACGATGCCTTCAGCTATTTCGACGAAGCCGTCAAAGCGCACCCCAAATCCGCCATTGCCTTTGCCTACCGCGCCAAGTGCCATCTGCGCAACCAGAACGCGTATTCAGCCCTGTTTGATCTCACCAGCGCCTTGAGCCTGGACAATACCATTGCCGACGCGTATCTGGATAAGGGAATCGCGCTTTTCCAGCTTAATCTGTACGGCGAAGCGTTTAAGGAGTTCGACAAAGCCGTGTGGTACTTCCGGGGGCAGCAGCCCGACGCCATGCGCTGGCGGGCGCTCTCGCGCATGAAGCTCGAACAGTACAGCCAGGCTCAGAAAGACCTGATTCGCGCCATTGAACTGGGCGACGAAAACTCGGCCTACCTGCTGAAGCAACCCCCGTTTTCCGACGTCATTTACTCTTAA